In the Candidatus Delongbacteria bacterium genome, TGGACCGCCACTCGCTGATCGTGGCCTATGACGGCCGCCGCGGCGAGCCCCGGACCAAGCTGCGCAAGGGCGAGGGCAAAGCGGGCGGTGACTGCGTGGACTGCAACCACTGCGTGGTGGTCTGTCCCACGGGCATCGACATCCGCGATGGCCTACAGATGGAGTGCATCCACTGCACCCAGTGCATCGACGCCTGCGACTCCATCATGGACAAGGTGGGCCGGCCCCGGGGGCTGATCCGCTACAGCAGCCAGGAGGAACTGGCCACGGGCCGGCGGCGCTTCCTGCGGCCGCGGGTTGTGCTTTATCCGCTGATCCTCTGCCTGGTCTTCGGCCTGCTGATCTTCAACCTGGCCCGCCGCCAGGACTCGGTGGTGACCATCTTGCGCGGCCTGGGCGTGCCCTACACGGAGATGCCCGGCGGCCTGGTGGCCAACCAGCTGCGCATCAAAGTGGACAACCAGCGCAACGCGGACCGCGAGTACTGGATCCGCCTGCTGGAGCCCGCCGACGGCCAGGTGATCATTCCCAGCAATCCCCTGCGCGTGCCGGCCAAGAGCATGGGCACCAGCGTGGTCGTGGTGATGGTGCCGCGCGCGGCCTTCGACGACGAGCACGTCCACGCCCTGTTCGAGGTCACGGACAGCCTGGGCTACCGGGCCACGCTGCGTACGGCCCTGCTGGGGCCGGACCTGGAAGACGACGCGGGTGACGACGACGACAACCAGGAACACGACCGGGGGAAGAAGTGAGCGACTTGACGGAGATGG is a window encoding:
- the ccoG gene encoding cytochrome c oxidase accessory protein CcoG encodes the protein MSESTILEAPERVLSTLNRDGSRRWLRPRLARGRFYWRRLVVAWGLILLFTAIPILKMNGKPLMLFDLAAREFTLFGSTFHATDTLLLMLLMVGILLSVFLLTALLGRVWCGWGCPQTVYMEYLFRPVERLFEGDHLSQHQLDLQGGLPLRRLAKYAVFLVFSAFLANTFLAYWVGWDTLIGWVTDSPLEHWPGFVVMAVTTALMFGDFAWFREQTCIVACPYGRFQSALLDRHSLIVAYDGRRGEPRTKLRKGEGKAGGDCVDCNHCVVVCPTGIDIRDGLQMECIHCTQCIDACDSIMDKVGRPRGLIRYSSQEELATGRRRFLRPRVVLYPLILCLVFGLLIFNLARRQDSVVTILRGLGVPYTEMPGGLVANQLRIKVDNQRNADREYWIRLLEPADGQVIIPSNPLRVPAKSMGTSVVVVMVPRAAFDDEHVHALFEVTDSLGYRATLRTALLGPDLEDDAGDDDDNQEHDRGKK